The genomic region TATTTAAAGATTTAAAATTATCTGATTTAATCTTAACTTTATCATTTTTAATATTATTGGCATTGGTGGTTATAACAACAATACATGCTTACAGAGGCGAAGAATTTAAATTCGATTTTATGAGAAAAATATTTGAATATATAAAATTATAGGAGGCTTAATATTAAGCCTCCTATTTATTTTCTTTTTCTTTTATTCTATTTTCTACATGTTCTATTTTCTTTAATAATTCTTCATCTCTTGAATCTATATTATATGCTGCCCTAAATTCCTTTAAAGCTCTTCTATGTCTTCCCATATGCTCATATTTTCTTCCAAAATCTATATGTGCTCCATACATATCAAAATCTAAAAATATTGCAAGTTCAAAACAATCTAAAGCTTCTCTAAGCATACCCTTTCTTGAATATACATTTCCTAAAAGAAACAGTAAAAACGGCTCTTTTTCACTTAAATAAAGAGCATTTTTTAATCTTTCTTCAGCTTCATTTAAATTTGAATTTTCATAATATAGATAACCTAAATAACCTTCAACTTCATGATCATTTGGAAGATATTTTGACAATTCTTCATATAACTCAATCGCCTTATCATTTTCTAAATACGCATGATATACACCTGCAAGTTTTTTTAATGAATCTATATCCTTTGGGTTTTTAGCAATTTTAGATTTTAATTCTGTCTTAAAATCATCTATATTCCCATTATATCTAAATTCTCTAAAAACTAATGTCGATAACATAAATATCTTTCCTTTCAGTAACTTTTATAACTATATTTTATCATATTTACTTTTAAAAATCAATTAACTTAATATATCTTTCAAGCATTTTCATTTTATTATTAACAATAAAAAACTTAGAATGTTTTATGACATTCTAAGTCATATTTAATTTATTCTTCACAACCACAGCATTCACAATCATGTTCCATTATATCACACTTAATTTTTGTTTTTATATAATGATTTATCATGTCTTTACTTGGTACTCCCTCTGTAATCAAGAAATATGTTTTCTCCCATAATCCACCATCTTTTAATTCAGTGTTTACATATTCAAATTCCTTTTTTATCAATCTTGAAGTCGCACTTTTATAAGCATTGATAAATTTAGAAATTTCACTTTTAGGATGTGCTTTAAACTTAATATGTATATGATCTTTTTCATAACTAAAATCATATAGTTCTATTAAATAGTTTTTTGAAATTTCTTTAAATTTCTCTATTGCATATTTTGTAATTTCTTCATTAAATATCTTGCTCCTATTTTTAGTAACAAATACTAATTGATAGTACAATGCAAAAACAGAGTGATTGTTACCATATATTTCCATTTTTAATTTTCCTTTACTAATAACGTATTTAAAAGATTTTTATTATCAAAGGCATAACTTCCACCTATTGCAACGGAATCAAGAGGTCTATCAGGAACATTTACTTTTACTTTAACTTCATTTTCTATCAATTTATCTAAATTAGAAATCAAAGCTCCACCACCTGTTAGCACTATTCCATTATCTAATATATCTGCTGCAAGTTCAGGCGGACATTTACCTATTACTTCTTTTACTGCTGATACTAAATCATTTAATGAGTCCTCAATAGCCTCACAAACTTGATTAGATGTAATAACAAGTGTTTTAGGTTTCTTGGTATTAATATCTAAACCTTTAATTATTAATTCTTTATTTTCATTTTCTGGAACAAATATAGCAGAAGATAATTCTTTTTTAATTTTTTCTGCTGTTCTATCTCCAATATTTAAAAATAGTTTTTCCTTAACATATTTTACTATGTCATCATCAAATTTATTACCAGCTATTCTTGTTGATTTAGAAACAATTATTTCATCAAGTGATAATATCGCTATATCAGTTGAGCCCCCACCTATATCTATAACCATATTACCATTAGGGTTTGAAATATTAACCCCTGCCCCCATTACGGCAGCTCTCCCCTCTTCTATTAAAAATATTCTTTTAACATCATCTAAAGCATCAAAAAGGGCTCTTCTTTCCACTTTAGTAACTTCTATAGGAACACAAATTATTACTTCTGGTTTAAATGGCGAAATACCATAAACCTGTTTCATAAATTCTGAAAGCATTTTTCTTGTTGAATCTATATCAGATATAACTCCATCTTTAAGTGGTTTAATTACTTCTATACTTTTTGGGTTTTTACCCAACATTTCTCTTGCTTCTCTACCTACGGCAACAACTTTATCAGTTTTTTTATCTTTAACTATAACAGATGGCTCATTTAAAACAATTTTTTTTGCTTGTTTATCATAAAAAAGAACATTTGATGTACCTAAATCTATAGATATCTGTTTCTTAATTCTAAAAAAGTTAATTAATTTATCAAATATCATAACACTAAATACTTAATAATTCTTTTTCTTTTTTAGCTAATAATTCATCTATATGTTTAATACATTCATCAGTTAATTTTTGAATTTTTTCTTCTGTATGTTTTAAGTCATCTTCTGTAATTTCAGAATCTTTTTCCATTTTTCTAACTTTGTTATTATAGTCTTTTCTGATATTTCTAGCTGCAACTTTCCCCTCTTCTGCTTCTTTTTTAACAACCTTTACATACTCTTTTCTTCTATCTTCTGTTAATTCAGGTACTACAAGTCTAATTATT from Streptobacillus ratti harbors:
- a CDS encoding tetratricopeptide repeat protein; the encoded protein is MLSTLVFREFRYNGNIDDFKTELKSKIAKNPKDIDSLKKLAGVYHAYLENDKAIELYEELSKYLPNDHEVEGYLGYLYYENSNLNEAEERLKNALYLSEKEPFLLFLLGNVYSRKGMLREALDCFELAIFLDFDMYGAHIDFGRKYEHMGRHRRALKEFRAAYNIDSRDEELLKKIEHVENRIKEKENK
- the tnpA gene encoding IS200/IS605 family transposase, whose product is MEIYGNNHSVFALYYQLVFVTKNRSKIFNEEITKYAIEKFKEISKNYLIELYDFSYEKDHIHIKFKAHPKSEISKFINAYKSATSRLIKKEFEYVNTELKDGGLWEKTYFLITEGVPSKDMINHYIKTKIKCDIMEHDCECCGCEE
- a CDS encoding rod shape-determining protein — protein: MIFDKLINFFRIKKQISIDLGTSNVLFYDKQAKKIVLNEPSVIVKDKKTDKVVAVGREAREMLGKNPKSIEVIKPLKDGVISDIDSTRKMLSEFMKQVYGISPFKPEVIICVPIEVTKVERRALFDALDDVKRIFLIEEGRAAVMGAGVNISNPNGNMVIDIGGGSTDIAILSLDEIIVSKSTRIAGNKFDDDIVKYVKEKLFLNIGDRTAEKIKKELSSAIFVPENENKELIIKGLDINTKKPKTLVITSNQVCEAIEDSLNDLVSAVKEVIGKCPPELAADILDNGIVLTGGGALISNLDKLIENEVKVKVNVPDRPLDSVAIGGSYAFDNKNLLNTLLVKEN